The DNA window aaaccTTTGCCACACACATCACACTTTGAGCGATACTCACCCGTATGAAGCGGCATGTGCCCTCGTAGCGCACTTCTTTGGGCAAAATCTTTACCGCAAACGGTGCACTTGAATGGTCGCTCACCCGTATGAATGGGCGTGTGTTCTTTCAACCGAAAGCCGGAACTGAATCCTTTGCCACACACATCACACGTCCACCGATACTCACCCGTGTGGAGTGATATATGTGCAGTGAGGGCACCTTTGTGTGCGAAATTCTTTCCACACTGGGTGCATTTGAATGGACGTTCCCCGGTGTGGATGGTTCGATGGTACGCAAGATCACTACTCCTAGTGAATGCCTTACCACAGACACCGCAACAGAAGCGCCGTCCGCCGTGATGTACCCGAGCATGTTCGGCAAGGTGATGCTTCAATGCGAATCGTG is part of the Topomyia yanbarensis strain Yona2022 chromosome 1, ASM3024719v1, whole genome shotgun sequence genome and encodes:
- the LOC131691488 gene encoding gastrula zinc finger protein XlCGF49.1-like isoform X2 gives rise to the protein MEELLQIKLEPTDAEFTRTQCTNNVDGLLENLEQDDVQLHEVDVSKADYLPESNRPPNSAETTSDSENYNESDQSKQKVPADELNNGKQTNSVESVPPTSTVVPRPHGCELCTTRFALKHHLAEHARVHHGGRRFCCGVCGKAFTRSSDLAYHRTIHTGERPFKCTQCGKNFAHKGALTAHISLHTGEYRWTCDVCGKGFSSGFRLKEHTPIHTGERPFKCTVCGKDFAQRSALRGHMPLHTGTQAGSYR